Proteins encoded together in one Candidatus Bathyarchaeota archaeon window:
- the ftsY gene encoding signal recognition particle-docking protein FtsY: protein MLFESLRAKLSELSHRLSSHKLDERSVSGILEEFKMALIEGGVAFDVAEELCSSILERIDGLEFPRLKSKGEVVREVFRESFKEVLSRAGVVDLPRLVRSKASPGRPFVMVFMGINGVGKTTSMAKVAWLLQREGFSVVMACSDTFRTGALEQLVEHGRRLGVKVIRHKYGSDAAAVAFDAINYARAHGINVVLVDTAGRVHTDRNLMEEMRKVVKVTAPDLKVLVLDALTGNDAVEQCRTFSEEVGVDAVFLSKLDADEKGGIAFSVLATLGRPILFIGTGQRYEDIEKFDPDMLVRNLIGG from the coding sequence ATGTTGTTCGAAAGCCTGAGGGCTAAGCTCAGCGAACTCTCCCATAGGTTAAGCTCCCATAAGCTGGACGAGAGATCGGTTTCGGGCATACTTGAAGAGTTCAAAATGGCCCTGATAGAGGGGGGTGTAGCGTTCGACGTCGCAGAGGAACTTTGCTCCAGTATCCTAGAGAGGATCGATGGACTAGAGTTTCCGAGGCTTAAAAGTAAAGGGGAGGTCGTTAGGGAGGTTTTCAGGGAAAGCTTTAAGGAAGTATTATCGAGGGCTGGAGTAGTGGATCTCCCACGGCTTGTAAGGTCTAAAGCCTCACCTGGGAGGCCCTTCGTAATGGTCTTCATGGGGATTAACGGCGTAGGGAAGACCACCAGCATGGCTAAGGTCGCTTGGCTTCTGCAGAGGGAGGGTTTCAGCGTCGTGATGGCTTGCAGCGATACATTCAGAACCGGGGCCCTGGAGCAATTGGTTGAGCATGGTAGGAGGCTGGGGGTCAAGGTTATCCGCCATAAATACGGGTCGGATGCAGCTGCTGTAGCCTTCGACGCCATCAATTACGCTAGAGCCCATGGGATAAACGTGGTCCTAGTGGATACGGCTGGCCGGGTCCATACGGACAGGAACCTCATGGAGGAGATGAGGAAGGTTGTAAAGGTGACCGCGCCCGATCTTAAAGTCCTGGTTTTAGACGCATTAACAGGAAACGATGCCGTGGAGCAGTGCAGGACGTTCAGCGAGGAGGTGGGCGTTGACGCGGTGTTCCTCTCCAAGCTGGACGCCGATGAGAAGGGAGGCATAGCCTTCTCAGTTTTAGCTACTTTAGGTAGGCCTATCTTATTTATAGGTACGGGTCAGAGATACGAGGATATAGAGAAGTTCGATCCGGACATGCTCGTAAGGAACCTCATAGGAGGGTGA
- the pfdA gene encoding prefoldin subunit alpha produces the protein MRRNRSNLVDSSRSSMGEDDLRRIYVEYRVLEDTAKVLQARLELLNSALNEVILASSTLKGLREVEGEGEALIPVGGGSFIRVKLAQIDKAIVGVGAGVCVEKGLEEAIHDFRGRQGDIERMMASVQEQLTRVLNEIEERRKALAALTQKREDVVRKPEG, from the coding sequence TTGAGGAGGAACCGCAGCAACTTGGTGGACAGTAGCAGGAGCAGCATGGGGGAGGACGACCTTAGAAGAATATATGTGGAGTACCGCGTACTAGAGGATACGGCTAAGGTCCTCCAGGCTAGGCTTGAACTTTTAAATTCAGCCTTGAATGAAGTGATACTTGCGAGCTCCACCCTTAAAGGGTTAAGGGAGGTCGAGGGGGAGGGCGAAGCCCTGATCCCGGTGGGGGGAGGCTCCTTCATCAGAGTTAAGCTGGCACAGATAGATAAGGCTATAGTAGGGGTGGGGGCGGGCGTGTGCGTGGAGAAGGGCTTGGAGGAGGCCATCCACGATTTCAGGGGCAGGCAGGGAGATATAGAACGGATGATGGCTTCGGTTCAGGAGCAGCTCACCCGAGTCCTCAACGAGATAGAGGAGCGGAGGAAAGCCCTGGCAGCCTTGACGCAGAAGAGGGAGGATGTTGTTCGAAAGCCTGAGGGCTAA
- a CDS encoding 50S ribosomal protein L18a, which yields MNVKIFNITGEVRKPNNKIRFNLRVRGVRAEDAVERVLSELGGRYKAKRFEIRIERVEEEPQQLGGQ from the coding sequence TTGAACGTGAAAATATTTAATATAACTGGAGAGGTGAGGAAGCCTAACAATAAGATAAGGTTCAACTTGAGAGTCAGAGGTGTCAGGGCTGAGGACGCCGTGGAGCGGGTGTTATCGGAGCTTGGAGGAAGGTATAAAGCGAAGAGGTTTGAAATAAGGATCGAAAGGGTTGAGGAGGAACCGCAGCAACTTGGTGGACAGTAG
- a CDS encoding 60S ribosomal protein L31, with amino-acid sequence MRVPRGQRAPRAVRLIKTHAKRVMKAEEVKVSNEVNEAIWSRGIEKPPRKITVKLVKDEEGKVTILPP; translated from the coding sequence ATGAGGGTGCCTCGAGGGCAGAGGGCCCCTAGGGCTGTTAGGCTGATAAAAACCCATGCGAAGAGGGTTATGAAGGCAGAGGAGGTCAAGGTGAGCAACGAGGTTAACGAGGCCATCTGGTCCAGGGGTATCGAGAAGCCCCCGAGGAAGATCACGGTGAAACTCGTCAAGGATGAGGAAGGAAAGGTCACGATACTACCTCCATAG
- a CDS encoding translation initiation factor IF-6 produces the protein MALQLDILGNPSVGLYFLSLDTLCLMPPGIPQRRIRAIEEELKVPAYPSTIAGSSLIGVLAAGNNRGIAVPYIIGDEERRGLEEKLSDTEISVLDCKWTALGNMILVNDMGCLVDPRMPSKLRRELADLYDVEVEPGTIGGLPYVGSLAVATNRGAVTSPLISDEERGLLEDLLKVDSEPCTVNGGLNLPKCGLAANIHGVLVGSATLGHELAALTRALGF, from the coding sequence ATGGCCTTGCAGCTGGATATCCTGGGGAACCCGAGCGTAGGGCTATACTTTTTATCCCTGGACACCCTGTGCCTCATGCCTCCGGGGATACCTCAGAGAAGGATCAGAGCTATAGAGGAGGAGTTGAAGGTTCCAGCGTACCCGTCCACCATAGCGGGTTCCTCCCTGATAGGAGTTTTGGCGGCGGGAAACAATAGGGGTATAGCGGTCCCATACATTATAGGGGATGAGGAGCGGCGGGGACTGGAGGAGAAGCTCTCCGATACGGAGATCTCCGTTCTAGATTGTAAATGGACGGCGTTGGGCAATATGATCCTCGTAAACGATATGGGATGCCTCGTGGATCCGAGGATGCCCTCAAAGCTCAGGAGAGAACTGGCGGACTTGTACGATGTGGAGGTGGAGCCTGGGACCATAGGCGGCCTCCCATACGTGGGATCTCTAGCCGTCGCCACGAATAGAGGGGCCGTGACTTCACCTCTGATAAGCGACGAGGAGAGGGGGCTCCTCGAAGACCTGCTTAAGGTGGATTCCGAGCCCTGCACAGTCAACGGGGGGTTGAATCTCCCCAAATGCGGTTTGGCAGCCAATATTCACGGCGTACTAGTAGGCTCGGCTACCCTAGGCCATGAGTTAGCTGCCCTCACAAGGGCTTTAGGATTCTGA
- a CDS encoding DNA-binding protein, translating to MSEDEEVELIRRRKLAELQKSLIEEQRRAQIRQQMEARKQAVLKAILTPEARARLTNIRMVKPEVAESLEDQLIQLAQTGRLPAPITDRQLKEILRRIQSLKRDIRIRRI from the coding sequence ATGAGCGAAGATGAAGAGGTTGAGTTGATTCGCAGGCGTAAGCTGGCTGAGCTCCAAAAATCCCTGATAGAGGAGCAGAGGAGAGCCCAGATAAGGCAGCAAATGGAGGCTAGAAAACAAGCGGTCCTCAAGGCAATACTTACACCGGAGGCCAGGGCCAGGCTCACCAATATTAGAATGGTTAAACCCGAGGTGGCTGAGAGCCTGGAGGATCAGCTCATCCAGCTTGCCCAGACGGGCCGCCTACCAGCCCCTATAACCGATAGGCAGCTTAAAGAGATACTGAGGAGGATCCAATCCCTTAAGAGGGATATCCGGATAAGGAGGATCTAA
- a CDS encoding 50S ribosomal protein L39e, with protein MARNKPLAKKKRLAKAGKQRSSVPTWVVAKTLGKVRTNPKQRNWRTSKLKI; from the coding sequence GTGGCGAGGAATAAACCGTTGGCTAAGAAGAAGAGGCTGGCGAAAGCGGGCAAACAGAGGAGCAGCGTGCCGACATGGGTGGTGGCGAAAACCCTTGGAAAGGTACGCACAAACCCGAAGCAGAGGAACTGGCGGACATCGAAGCTTAAAATATGA